A DNA window from Canis lupus dingo isolate Sandy chromosome 2, ASM325472v2, whole genome shotgun sequence contains the following coding sequences:
- the LOC112660098 gene encoding pre-mRNA-splicing factor SYF2 produces MECAARGEDYGKVKLLEISAEDAERWERKKRRKNPDLGFSDYAAAQLRQYHRLTKQIKPDMETYERLREKHGEEFYPTSNSLLHGTHVPSTEEIDRMVIDLEKQIEKRDKYSRRHPYNDDADIDYINERNAKFNKKAERFYGKYTAEIKQNLERGTAV; encoded by the exons ATG GAATGTGCAGCAAGAGGGGAGGACTATGGGAAAGTGAAGCTGCTGGAGATCAGTGCAGAAGATGCAGAAagatgggagaggaagaagaggaggaaaaacccTGACTTGGGCTTCTCAG ATTATGCTGCTGCCCAGTTACGCCAGTATCATCGGCTGACCAAGCAGATCAAACCTGACATGGAAACctatgagagactgagagaaaaaCA TGGAGAAGAGTTCTACCCAACATCCAACAGTCTTCTTCATGGAACACATGTGCCCTCCACAGAGGAAATTGATAGGATGGTCATAGACTTGGAAAAGCA aaTTGAAAAACGAGACAAGTATAGCCGAAGACATCCTTATAATGATGATGCAGACATTGACTACATTAACGAAAGGAATGCCAAATTCAACAAGAAGGCAGAAAGATTCTATGGGAAATACACAGctgaaattaaacagaatttgGAAAGAGGAACAGCAGTCTGA
- the LOC112660099 gene encoding uncharacterized protein LOC112660099 — MNKNLKKTKNKKSTLEGFQRATGAETTGKDLSSAPGSVRRAGAARWSLPRRARRGGTGLRGPAGYSPASGAASVRASALRPPRCSPAPGQGAPAGVGAAPPGRALSAGPTPRVCASLPGAASTSSQARSRRRPYPIPWAKPATFSFPDSDPAAITRQRPIPLTSATNNFPDWAVATGIREKTPPLSASPGDKGPIPARRSPGPHPIGPGLCAGALSRDTWAARVKPETWSQRSWDQEEEKTHRMCGNATQSSRCAHHLTNLVVQISEFKSRVNVSSKRTADSCGPNGTWCREQGLVRSFETIRKGRGLQWNVLPYRRVAHGQTEVLCVVAGSGERKFVMAAAILAEKVPVDSSEEGEQPPAAPAELAAQKREQRLRKFRELHLKRNEARKLNHQEVVEEDKRLKLPANWEARKARLEWELQEEEKKKECAARGEDYEKVKLLEISAEDAERWERKKRRKNPDLGFSDYAAAQLRQYHRLTKQIKPDMETYERLREKHGEEFFPTSNSLLHGTHVPSTEEVDRMVIDLEKQIEKRDKYSRRRPYNDDADIDYINERNAKFNKKAERFYGKYTAEIKQNLERGTAV, encoded by the exons atgaataaaaatcttaaaaaaacaaaaaacaaaaaatcaactcTGGAGGGATTCCAGCGTGCTACTGGGGCGGAAACCACCGGGAAAGACCTTTCTTCAGCTCCGGGGTCGGTCAGGCGCGCAGGTGCGGCTCGGTGGTCCCTCCCGCGTCGCGCCCGCCGCGGGGGCACAGGTCTCCGCGGCCCCGCGGGCTACTCACCCGCTTCAGGTGCAGCCTCTGTTCGCGCCTCTGCTCTCCGCCCTCCGCGCTGTTCGCCGGCACCTGGGCAAGGAGCACCGGCTGGAGTCGGGGCGGCCCCGCCGGGTCGAGCCCTCAGCGCCGGCCCGACCCCACGCGTGTGTGCCTCCCTCCCTGGCGCCGCCTCCACGTCTAGCCAAGCCCGTAGCCGCAGGCGCCCCTACCCCATCCCCTGGGCGAAGCCCGCCACCTTCTCATTCCCAGACTCAGACCCAGCCGCCATCACCCGGCAGCGCCCGATCCCTCTGACTTCGGCGACAAATAACTTTCCCGACTGGGCGGTAGCCACAGGTATCCGGGAGAAAACCCCGCCCCTTTCTGCTTCTCCCGGAGACAAGGGACCAATCCCCGCCCGTCGCAGCCCTGGGCCGCATCCGATTGGTCCAGGGCTGTGCGCAGGCGCGTTGAGTAGAGACACCTGGGCGGCGCGGGTAAAACCAGAGACCTGGAGTCAGCGCTCTTGGGACCAAGAGGAGGAAAAAACCCACCGAATGTGTGGAAATGCAACCCAAAGCTCAAGATGTGCTCATCATCTGACCAACCTTGTAGTTCAGATTTCTGAATTCAAATCCAGG GTCAACGTGAGCTCCAAGAGGACAGCGGATTCCTGTGGCCCGAACGGTACCTGGTGTAGG GAGCAGGGATTGGTCCGAAGCTTCGAGACCATCAGGAAGGGGCGGGGCTTACAATGGAATGTTCTTCCGTATCGGCGGGTGGCCCACGGGCAGACGGAAGTGCTCTGTGTTGTTGCCGGAAGTGGCGAGAGAAAGTTTGTGATGGCTGCTGCGATTTTAGCCGAGAAG GTGCCCGTGGACAGCtcggaggagggggagcagcccCCGGCGGCGCCCGCGGAGCTGGCCGCCCAGAAGCGCGAACAGAGGCTGCGCAAATTCCGGGAGCTGCACCTGAAGCGG AATGAAGCTCGTAAATTAAATCACCAGGAAGTTGTTGAAGAAGATAAAAGACTTAAGTTACCTGCTAACTGGGAAGCCAGGAAAGCTCGTCTGGAGTGGGAGctgcaggaagaagaaaagaagaag GAATGTGCGGCGAGAGGGGAGGACTATGAGAAAGTGAAGCTGCTGGAGATCAGTGCAGAAGATGCAGAaagatgggaaaggaagaagaggaggaaaaacccTGACCTGGGATTCTCAG ATTATGCTGCTGCCCAGTTACGCCAGTATCATCGGCTGACGAAGCAGATCAAGCCTGACATGGAAACctatgagagactgagagaaaaaCA TGGAGAAGAGTTTTTCCCAACTTCCAACAGTCTTCTTCATGGAACACATGTGCCTTCCACAGAGGAGGTTGATAGGATGGTCATAGATCTGGAAAAACA aaTTGAAAAACGAGACAAGTACAGCCGGAGACGTCCTTATAATGATGATGCAGACATTGACTACATTAACGAAAGGAATGCCAAATTCAACAAGAAGGCAGAAAGATTCTACGGGAAATATACAGctgaaattaaacagaatttgGAGAGAGGAACAGCGGTCTGA